The genomic window CCGTCCCGATGCGTCGCGATATTCCAGTTGGTAGAGGTGGTCCTGATCAAAATCAAACGCCGCAAGAAGCAGGGCAGTGACGTCCGCAAGCGAAGTCGTTGCGGGCGTTTCCAGTTGTCGCCATACCTTCAACCACGACAGCTTCAATTTGTAACGGCCTTCGCGAAAACGCCGTTCTGCGGGAAGCAGACTGTTCTTCCAGGCGGGGACCAAACTTTTCAACTCTTTTTGGACAGCCGATTCATTACGTATCCTGCTGTCGACGATACCGTCCAAAGTCTGAAACATCGCATCGCCAAACTCCGTCGTTTCCACCGATTGCATTTCCGCAATCTTCCCCTCCTCGGCTTGGGAGGCGTATGCGACCTTGATCCAACCAAATTGTTCCAGCAGCGCGGCGGCGACGCGGGTTTCGTATCTGTAGAACGTATTGAAGCTGTCAACGATGACCGTGTTCGCTTGCCTGGATAGTTGATAGTAGAGATCGCGAGTATCCGCCCGCATCTGCCCACCAAAACGATCACGTTCACCAAGAATGGTCCAATTGACTCTCGTCCACCAAGTATCCACTAGTGACATGTATTGCTCTGTGGAATTCAAGTCATTCCACTTCTCCCGCATCTCTGGGTCGATCAATACAACTCTCTTCGGCTTGGTCTCGCCAATGGCCAACCCACTGGCACGCAGCAGGAGGAACAGCCCCGCCAACGTAGGGAACGACTTTAGTTGCGGTCGTTTCATCTTGTGAGCGATGGGTGTTTCCAGCCGTTCGTTCAGTTCCGCCAGACAACGGATTGGCAAAGCAAAATATTTGCTGGTCGTGGGAACACCGGTCGCCAAGGCGTCCATCAACGCCTCAGTGTTCAGCAATATCGGGCCGGGCCTGCCAGGCTCGAAGCTCTGACGTTCCAAGATCTTTTTGATCGCGGCTTTGGTTAGTTCGTTCATGTTGACTCCTTGCGAATCACCAGAATACTGCTTCATCCAGGCAAGCGACAGCAGCCCCTCGCATCGCCCGTTCGAAGTGCGTTAAACTGTGTCGAACGCATCGCAGCTTTGGCCCAACAGAAATTTAATGCGGAACGACGGGAGCCGTCCACTGCTGGCCAGCCGGCTGGTATCGCTGACCCCAACCCAGACGAAGTCTGGCACGACCATCATATGAAGAAGAAGCCAGTGAGCAGGCACGCCGCGAACGCGAAAGTTTCCCGGCTGTTGAGCGGACTCAGGCATCCTGTTTGACGGTGATGAACTTGGCCAACAACGGCACCTGCGAGTCGTCGTTCATCTCCGTCCTATCGCGAGCCGGCGTGGATATCGTTGGCGGCCTTGCCCAAGCGACCAGCGATGATCTTGATGACAACATCCACCAGCCCTCGGCCAAATTGAACAAATCAGGCTGATGAGGCATGGTGATGGAGACGTCAGACGCATTGCGGGGCACGCGATTCATAAAGTACAAATTCGACTATGAAGAAGCTGCAAATAGACTGGATGAATTTAGAGAGCGCTTTCGAGCAAAGTTCCGGCGAATTTTCGTCGTTCGATACTGCGTCGAGCTACTTCGACAAGGACACTGGTCAGGTTCACGTCGTGGATGAGGACGTCAGAGCGGCGACTGAATCCATCATGGAAGATCTAGATGAGGCGGGGATTGAAGGATCCGAGTGGACCGAGCAGGACGTGTTCCGCACCCCATCCTATGAGATACTATCAGACTGGATGAAGCCTGCCGTCTTGCCCGCTATGCAGATTGAATACGGTGCCAGTATCGATCGCTTTGAATCGATTCCGCAATTCGAGTCCCACGATGCTTTCGAGTGGATGGAAGCATTCGTCGATACCGTCCGGGACGAAGCGATTCAGGACAAACTTGCTTCGGCTCTACGCCAGTTTAAAACTTTCCGGAAATTTCGCGATGCAATGGAAAGTGACCGCCGTTTACAAAGGCAATGGCGAGCGTTCGAGTCGGCTCGCCAGGTCGAAGCCATTATCGAGTGGCTCAGCAGCATCGACGTCGAGCCACTCAATCCCACC from Roseimaritima ulvae includes these protein-coding regions:
- a CDS encoding plasmid pRiA4b ORF-3 family protein gives rise to the protein MNELTKAAIKKILERQSFEPGRPGPILLNTEALMDALATGVPTTSKYFALPIRCLAELNERLETPIAHKMKRPQLKSFPTLAGLFLLLRASGLAIGETKPKRVVLIDPEMREKWNDLNSTEQYMSLVDTWWTRVNWTILGERDRFGGQMRADTRDLYYQLSRQANTVIVDSFNTFYRYETRVAAALLEQFGWIKVAYASQAEEGKIAEMQSVETTEFGDAMFQTLDGIVDSRIRNESAVQKELKSLVPAWKNSLLPAERRFREGRYKLKLSWLKVWRQLETPATTSLADVTALLLAAFDFDQDHLYQLEYRDASGREVLVVDPQYGDGDLLADEVQLGEVPLDEGDSMELLFDFGDCWRFTITIESVDESDTDNFEPVITASKGEAPEQYGFDDY
- a CDS encoding UPF0158 family protein; its protein translation is MKKLQIDWMNLESAFEQSSGEFSSFDTASSYFDKDTGQVHVVDEDVRAATESIMEDLDEAGIEGSEWTEQDVFRTPSYEILSDWMKPAVLPAMQIEYGASIDRFESIPQFESHDAFEWMEAFVDTVRDEAIQDKLASALRQFKTFRKFRDAMESDRRLQRQWRAFESARQVEAIIEWLSSIDVEPLNPTESTYNPPPLPDLRKIMFAEVRRFVHLARDLAGAERIALIGSLTTDKEFPKDIDLLVTITDDCDLTELARLGRQLTGHMMAHGAGADVFLADQAGNYLGRTCLWKRCEPGIRQSCDAKSCGARKFLHDDFASIRLNKDVIRNPPVKLWPEVSATSTPPPDVIQFLLDPLSQEA